One genomic region from Pseudoduganella dura encodes:
- the dctA gene encoding C4-dicarboxylate transporter DctA, with translation MLTNAAGVTVTKNPARRRWYGQLWVQVLVAMALGILLGHYAPDLGTRMQPLGDGFIKLIRMLIAPIIFCTVVLGIAKMDDMSRVGRVAIKGLIYFEVMTTIALIVGLVMVNLWQPGAGMNVDASNLDTNSIKSYVAQGHDAGIIPFVMNIIPSTMVGSFSEGHILQVLLVSVLLGCALVKAGDIGKPVISLLEGLSKVFFGMVAIVMWAAPIGAFGAIAFTVGKYGASALLSLGNLLLCFYITCLVFIFAILGPISRLCGFSLFKLMRYLREEILVCLATTSSESVLPQMLTKMERLGCKPSVVGLIIPTGYSFNLDGTCLYLASVTVFLAQATNTPLDLTQQITLLGVLLLTSKGAAGVAGAAFVVLAATLSTVGSIPVASVAMILGVHRLLSEGLTPTNLIGNAVATIVISKWEKALDTETLQRVLNRE, from the coding sequence ATGTTGACAAACGCCGCAGGGGTCACCGTAACAAAGAATCCAGCCCGGCGCCGCTGGTACGGACAACTATGGGTGCAGGTGCTGGTTGCGATGGCCCTGGGCATCTTGCTCGGGCACTACGCCCCCGACCTGGGAACCAGGATGCAGCCCCTGGGGGATGGCTTCATCAAGCTGATCCGCATGCTGATCGCGCCAATCATCTTTTGCACCGTCGTGCTGGGTATTGCCAAGATGGATGACATGTCGCGCGTCGGACGCGTTGCCATCAAGGGACTCATCTACTTTGAAGTCATGACGACCATTGCCCTGATCGTGGGCCTGGTCATGGTCAACCTGTGGCAACCGGGCGCGGGCATGAACGTCGATGCATCGAACCTGGACACGAATTCGATCAAGAGTTATGTGGCGCAGGGCCATGATGCCGGGATCATTCCGTTCGTGATGAACATTATTCCGTCCACAATGGTGGGATCGTTTTCCGAAGGCCACATTTTGCAGGTACTGCTGGTGTCGGTACTGCTTGGCTGCGCGCTCGTGAAGGCGGGCGATATCGGCAAGCCCGTCATCAGCCTGCTGGAAGGCCTCTCCAAGGTATTTTTCGGCATGGTGGCCATCGTCATGTGGGCCGCTCCGATCGGCGCTTTTGGCGCGATCGCATTCACGGTTGGCAAATATGGAGCATCCGCGCTGCTGTCGCTGGGCAATTTGCTGCTGTGCTTCTACATCACGTGCCTGGTCTTCATTTTTGCGATCCTCGGTCCGATCTCACGGCTGTGTGGCTTCAGTCTGTTCAAGCTCATGCGCTACCTGCGTGAAGAGATTCTCGTTTGCCTGGCAACGACCTCGTCGGAAAGCGTTCTGCCACAGATGCTGACGAAGATGGAGCGTCTGGGCTGCAAGCCCAGCGTCGTCGGCCTGATCATCCCGACCGGCTATTCGTTCAACCTCGACGGCACCTGCCTGTACCTTGCCAGTGTCACTGTTTTCCTGGCACAGGCCACCAATACCCCACTTGACCTGACGCAGCAGATTACGCTGTTGGGAGTCCTGCTGCTGACATCCAAGGGGGCCGCCGGCGTGGCGGGGGCTGCGTTCGTCGTCCTTGCCGCGACACTGTCCACAGTGGGCTCCATTCCGGTAGCCAGCGTTGCCATGATTCTCGGCGTACATCGCTTGCTCTCCGAAGGCCTTACGCCGACGAACCTGATCGGCAACGCGGTGGCAACGATCGTCATCTCGAAATGGGAAAAGGCGCTTGACACCGAGACGCTGCAGCGCGTTCTCAACCGCGAATAA
- a CDS encoding porin, which yields MCRPHRTAAGRLIAFSFFASALLPLVAVHAADGVQLYGLLGTYAGSIRRSDSTAHTAVIGSGGLTTSWWGVRGSEDLDDGMKAVFQLEQFFQPDTGGAGRTAADPAGFSRSAWVGLAGRFGQLTLGRHTSPYYLSMQQVNPFGASVVFSPLVVQSYVAAFGSTVIGDTVWNNTIQYIAPTFGGLGTTIVYAPGETAGKSGIANAGLHWRYVRGKLTAVLSAQRMRTAAVAPSTGQKAYLTGLSYDAGWARLYASVQTTDNAVTDIASRTWQLGTAVPVTQGGSILASWATTTGRNPAAAVARRDTLGIGYDHYLSRRTDVYVTYLYDKIHGKASGSSYALGIRHLF from the coding sequence ATGTGCAGGCCACACCGCACGGCCGCTGGCCGTCTTATTGCCTTTTCTTTTTTTGCATCAGCACTGCTTCCGCTCGTCGCTGTCCACGCGGCCGACGGCGTCCAGCTGTACGGCCTGCTCGGTACCTATGCCGGCAGCATCAGACGCAGCGACAGTACTGCACACACCGCTGTGATCGGTTCCGGCGGCCTCACGACGTCCTGGTGGGGCGTGCGCGGCAGCGAAGACCTCGATGATGGCATGAAGGCCGTGTTCCAGCTGGAGCAGTTCTTTCAACCTGATACCGGCGGCGCAGGCCGCACCGCTGCCGATCCCGCTGGTTTTTCCCGGAGCGCCTGGGTAGGGCTTGCGGGCCGGTTCGGCCAGTTGACACTCGGCCGGCACACTTCGCCCTACTATCTGTCGATGCAGCAAGTCAATCCATTCGGCGCATCGGTCGTGTTCTCTCCGCTTGTCGTCCAGAGTTATGTAGCGGCATTCGGCAGTACGGTGATTGGCGATACCGTATGGAACAACACGATCCAGTACATCGCGCCCACGTTCGGTGGTCTGGGTACGACGATCGTCTATGCACCGGGCGAGACCGCAGGTAAGTCAGGCATCGCCAATGCGGGCCTGCATTGGCGTTACGTGCGAGGCAAGCTCACTGCCGTGCTATCTGCGCAGCGTATGCGCACCGCTGCCGTGGCGCCGTCGACGGGACAGAAAGCGTACCTCACCGGCCTGTCGTACGACGCGGGATGGGCAAGACTCTATGCGTCGGTGCAAACGACCGATAATGCGGTGACCGACATCGCTTCCCGTACCTGGCAGCTTGGTACCGCGGTGCCGGTTACGCAAGGCGGTTCGATCCTCGCTTCCTGGGCCACGACAACAGGGCGCAATCCAGCCGCCGCCGTGGCGCGCCGCGATACCCTAGGTATCGGCTACGACCATTATCTGTCGCGTCGTACCGACGTCTACGTCACATACTTATACGACAAGATCCATGGCAAGGCGAGTGGCAGCAGCTATGCGCTGGGCATTCGCCACCTGTTCTGA
- a CDS encoding LysR substrate-binding domain-containing protein, translating to MNLDQLEAFVHVAELSSFTRASAILGRTQPALSRLVRQLEVELRQNLLLRNGRGVVLTEAGKVLLEHSKGILHQVEGARDALKNLQGSLDGQFKIGLAPSVARFATLALVRSFQAQFPQATIAVSEGLSSYLVEWLAMGRIDAAILYDTGETPLIDKRTLFTEEIYLISRANADMPDTISMAELARYPLIIPGRQHAIRTLVEMCASERRVQLDIALEIDAVPPLLDLVDEGHGHAALPLNAILADARQRRFRCTRIVDPVIRGRMALATNNQHPMSRLATRAVAMLESEIMPLYEARQKNIDAYLG from the coding sequence ATGAACCTTGACCAGCTTGAAGCCTTCGTACACGTCGCGGAGCTGAGCAGCTTCACGCGAGCATCTGCCATTCTTGGCCGCACCCAGCCGGCACTCAGCCGGCTCGTTCGGCAGCTGGAAGTGGAGTTGCGGCAGAACCTGCTCCTTCGCAATGGCCGCGGTGTTGTATTGACGGAGGCCGGCAAGGTGCTGCTCGAGCACAGCAAGGGGATCCTGCACCAGGTGGAAGGCGCGCGAGACGCATTGAAGAACCTGCAGGGATCGCTCGACGGCCAGTTCAAGATTGGCCTGGCGCCCAGCGTTGCGCGCTTTGCCACGCTGGCCCTGGTACGCAGCTTTCAGGCGCAGTTTCCGCAGGCAACGATTGCCGTCTCGGAAGGATTGTCGAGCTATCTCGTCGAATGGCTGGCGATGGGACGGATCGACGCAGCCATCCTGTATGACACGGGCGAGACGCCGCTGATCGACAAACGGACACTGTTCACCGAAGAGATCTATCTGATCAGCCGGGCCAATGCCGACATGCCCGACACAATCTCCATGGCCGAGCTGGCGCGCTACCCGCTCATCATCCCCGGCCGCCAGCATGCGATCCGTACGCTCGTCGAGATGTGTGCATCGGAGCGTCGTGTGCAGCTTGACATCGCCCTGGAAATCGATGCTGTGCCGCCGCTGCTCGACTTGGTAGATGAAGGCCATGGCCATGCCGCTCTGCCCCTCAACGCGATCCTGGCGGATGCGCGCCAGCGGCGTTTCCGCTGCACACGGATCGTCGACCCGGTCATCCGCGGGCGGATGGCACTGGCCACGAACAACCAGCATCCAATGTCCCGGCTGGCGACCCGCGCGGTGGCGATGCTCGAAAGCGAGATCATGCCGCTTTACGAGGCGCGCCAGAAAAACATCGACGCGTATCTGGGCTGA
- a CDS encoding amidohydrolase family protein has protein sequence MKTCLPPDANPVRPAYRLPRGACDAHCHVFGPAAKFPYAPDRTYTPPDAPVEALRALHDRLGISRAVIVHASCHGVDNTVTLDAIRSSNGAYRGVANVRPEISDSELADLHAGGIRGIRFNFVKHLGGVPDVAVIETMAQRIAPLGWHMVLHFDAEDIPEQQALLRKITVPFVIDHMGRVRAAQGIGQRPFQLLLSLLRENPLAWVKICGAERVSTGKRPFNDAVPFAQELIATAPERLLWGTDWPHPNISHDMPNDGELVNLFHEFTGSDKVRKQILVDNPAQLYGFDPL, from the coding sequence ATGAAAACTTGCTTGCCTCCCGACGCCAATCCTGTGCGACCGGCTTATCGCCTGCCTCGCGGCGCCTGCGATGCGCACTGCCACGTGTTCGGACCTGCTGCAAAATTTCCCTATGCACCGGATCGTACCTATACACCGCCCGACGCGCCTGTCGAAGCACTGCGCGCACTGCACGACCGGCTCGGCATCTCCCGTGCTGTGATCGTCCACGCCAGCTGCCACGGCGTCGACAATACCGTTACGCTCGACGCGATCCGGTCGAGCAATGGCGCCTATCGCGGTGTCGCCAATGTCCGTCCCGAGATCTCCGACAGCGAACTGGCCGATCTGCATGCTGGAGGAATTCGGGGAATTCGCTTTAACTTCGTAAAGCATCTGGGCGGTGTACCCGACGTGGCCGTCATCGAGACGATGGCGCAGCGGATCGCACCGCTCGGTTGGCACATGGTGCTGCACTTTGACGCCGAGGACATCCCTGAACAGCAGGCATTGCTGCGCAAAATCACCGTGCCGTTCGTCATCGACCATATGGGGCGTGTCCGCGCTGCGCAGGGGATCGGGCAGCGTCCGTTCCAGTTGCTGCTGTCATTACTGCGTGAGAATCCGCTGGCCTGGGTGAAGATCTGCGGTGCCGAGCGCGTCTCGACCGGCAAGCGCCCCTTCAATGACGCTGTCCCGTTCGCCCAGGAACTGATCGCCACGGCACCGGAGCGCCTGCTTTGGGGTACGGACTGGCCGCATCCGAATATTTCCCACGACATGCCGAACGACGGCGAGCTGGTGAATCTGTTCCACGAATTTACCGGAAGCGACAAGGTACGCAAGCAAATTCTCGTCGATAACCCGGCACAGCTCTACGGCTTCGATCCGCTCTGA
- a CDS encoding helix-turn-helix domain-containing protein, which translates to MLLPMRTDLLRYLHVFAVVAEYGCIRASCDALVKAPSTLTRAIASLEGMLATTLFDRTASGLRLTAHGDLVRQHVRKIRAELVGVHAEALSSPGRIGPVAEVAALFNESRLRLAVLLAAQGHMPSVATAGCVTQPAVSQAIKHLESSLGQAMFARAPVKMMPTEQATEWISCFERVLRELDILRYRLRSAC; encoded by the coding sequence TTGCTGCTGCCCATGCGAACGGACCTGCTGCGCTATCTTCATGTCTTCGCCGTCGTTGCCGAATACGGCTGCATCCGCGCTTCCTGCGACGCATTGGTCAAGGCACCGTCCACACTGACGCGCGCGATTGCCAGCCTTGAAGGCATGCTGGCCACGACCCTGTTCGATCGCACGGCCTCCGGATTGCGGCTAACGGCGCATGGCGACCTGGTCCGCCAGCATGTGCGCAAGATCCGGGCCGAGCTGGTCGGCGTACATGCCGAAGCGCTTTCATCGCCGGGTCGGATCGGCCCCGTGGCCGAGGTTGCCGCGCTGTTTAACGAAAGCCGCCTTCGGTTGGCGGTTTTGCTCGCCGCACAGGGCCACATGCCCAGCGTTGCCACGGCAGGCTGTGTCACGCAGCCCGCCGTGAGCCAGGCTATCAAGCACCTGGAATCCAGCCTTGGCCAGGCGATGTTTGCCCGTGCCCCGGTGAAGATGATGCCTACGGAGCAGGCCACGGAATGGATCAGCTGCTTCGAGCGTGTCCTGCGAGAGCTGGATATTCTGCGGTACCGGCTCCGCAGCGCGTGTTGA
- a CDS encoding TolB family protein, whose product MDRRKILRLLGSAAAAAQMPLAGMAWAQGASDAAKKKGVMLMNRIAPSISELYIANLDGSNERKLLPDTAYEYNASRSPDGKWLLFTSERRGDGQSDIYRARADGSGIEPLVTNDAMDDTGVLSPDGKMLAFVSTANGYRTNVWLRDMTTGRLRQLTGIGKIRGKDDNKPDGYFRPSWSPDGKWLAFSSDRDTGWTGHDEGHGWEHTQELSIYIVRPDGTGLRKVATRPGYCLGSPQWSPDGKRIVFYEMTVEATWGARRPNYIGKAYSQIVSVDVASGERIEHTTGTDLKLQPQYVNATEIGYLVKYGPNEGLAYTSGRAPVKQAFLRSPSWTPDGTSVIYEKVSFKPVRPLFKPLFSWDRNWDYRHVDVYPQMSRDGWIVFTEKQLGNSSLFIMRPDGSEKRKVFESEGHGLDLAKVRMGLAGAFQPAWSPDGEWIAFGLGYWFAERNTMTAALWRVRRDGSGAEQLTDGTLHSGFPSYSADGKELVYRVWGAKEKGLRVLDLETRKARVLTEGLDNLPGWSPDGKRIVFTRRGDDGNYDIYTIRPDGSGLFRCTDHPSSDGHAVWSADGRILWSGSQHGFRDEAALYEQTFQQYGQIYIMNADGSGKRILTDSRWEDSMPLYLPGG is encoded by the coding sequence ATGGATCGCAGAAAAATCCTTCGCCTGCTTGGCTCGGCCGCGGCCGCGGCGCAGATGCCGCTGGCAGGCATGGCATGGGCGCAAGGCGCCTCCGACGCCGCAAAGAAGAAGGGTGTGATGCTGATGAACCGGATCGCGCCGTCGATCTCGGAACTGTATATCGCGAACCTCGACGGTTCCAACGAGCGCAAGCTGCTGCCCGATACCGCGTATGAATACAACGCCAGCCGTTCGCCCGATGGCAAATGGCTGCTGTTTACGTCCGAACGCCGCGGCGACGGCCAGTCCGATATCTACCGCGCCCGCGCGGACGGCAGCGGCATCGAGCCGCTGGTGACGAACGACGCGATGGACGATACCGGCGTGCTCTCGCCGGACGGGAAAATGCTGGCGTTCGTGTCCACCGCCAATGGCTACCGCACAAACGTCTGGCTGCGTGACATGACTACGGGGCGCCTGAGGCAACTGACCGGGATCGGCAAGATCCGCGGCAAGGATGACAACAAGCCGGACGGCTATTTCCGCCCCTCCTGGTCGCCGGACGGCAAGTGGCTGGCCTTCTCCAGCGACCGCGACACCGGCTGGACCGGCCACGACGAAGGCCACGGCTGGGAACACACGCAGGAACTCTCCATCTACATCGTCCGCCCGGATGGCACGGGCTTGCGCAAGGTGGCCACGCGGCCAGGCTACTGCCTCGGGTCGCCGCAATGGTCGCCGGACGGCAAGCGCATCGTGTTCTACGAAATGACCGTCGAGGCCACCTGGGGCGCGCGCCGGCCGAACTACATCGGCAAGGCGTACTCGCAGATCGTGTCCGTGGACGTGGCCAGCGGAGAAAGAATCGAGCACACGACCGGCACCGACCTGAAGCTGCAGCCGCAATACGTGAACGCCACGGAGATCGGCTACCTGGTCAAGTACGGCCCGAACGAGGGCCTGGCCTACACGTCCGGCCGGGCGCCGGTGAAGCAGGCCTTCCTGCGCTCGCCCAGCTGGACGCCGGACGGCACGTCGGTGATCTACGAGAAGGTGTCGTTCAAGCCGGTGCGCCCCCTGTTCAAGCCGCTGTTCAGCTGGGACAGGAATTGGGACTATCGCCACGTGGATGTGTATCCGCAGATGTCGCGCGACGGCTGGATCGTGTTTACGGAAAAACAGCTGGGCAACAGCTCGCTGTTCATCATGCGGCCGGACGGGTCGGAAAAGCGCAAGGTCTTCGAATCGGAAGGCCATGGCCTCGACCTGGCGAAGGTGCGCATGGGCCTGGCCGGCGCCTTCCAGCCGGCCTGGTCGCCGGACGGCGAATGGATCGCGTTCGGCCTGGGCTACTGGTTCGCCGAACGCAACACGATGACCGCCGCGCTGTGGCGCGTGCGCCGCGACGGCAGCGGCGCCGAGCAGCTCACCGACGGCACGCTGCACTCGGGCTTCCCCAGCTATTCGGCGGACGGCAAGGAGCTGGTCTACCGTGTGTGGGGTGCCAAGGAAAAGGGCTTGCGCGTTCTCGACCTGGAAACGCGCAAGGCACGCGTGCTGACCGAAGGGCTGGACAACCTGCCCGGCTGGTCGCCGGACGGCAAACGCATCGTGTTCACGCGCCGCGGCGACGACGGCAACTACGATATCTACACGATCCGGCCTGACGGCAGCGGCCTGTTCCGCTGCACCGACCACCCGTCGAGCGACGGGCACGCGGTGTGGAGCGCGGACGGCCGCATCCTGTGGAGCGGGTCGCAGCACGGCTTCCGCGACGAGGCGGCGTTGTACGAGCAGACCTTCCAGCAGTACGGGCAGATCTACATCATGAACGCCGACGGCAGCGGCAAGCGCATCCTCACGGACAGCCGGTGGGAGGATTCGATGCCGCTGTATCTGCCGGGAGGTTGA
- a CDS encoding helix-turn-helix domain-containing protein, translated as MTLTTVPKVRLYVERPETESWFVNVGHVTDRGRWRTAPHAHPDYGQVIFVRSGCGVMNLEGSSVRFEGPCALLLPTESVHGLDYEMDVDRWVVTIERSYLSQVNAKLREFTRLWAQPRVIPLSYARDAASGFLDVVGKLEREVAEKPLGHVAGTEALLTSLLLMLARGTELEHPEGEAGSRNDIRLAERFRDLIEQHYRENLALQDYASMLAVSLVQLRAACASAMGQSPAKMIHARIITEAKRNLIFGDMSMEQIAFGLGFSNAAYFTRFFRKEVGQAPSQFRITSRQQQ; from the coding sequence ATGACGCTGACGACCGTGCCGAAAGTGCGGCTGTACGTCGAGCGCCCCGAGACGGAAAGCTGGTTCGTGAACGTGGGTCACGTGACGGACCGGGGCCGGTGGCGCACCGCGCCGCATGCCCATCCCGATTACGGCCAGGTGATCTTCGTGCGCAGCGGTTGCGGCGTGATGAACCTGGAAGGCTCCAGCGTGCGCTTCGAAGGCCCGTGCGCACTGCTGCTGCCGACCGAAAGCGTGCATGGCCTGGACTATGAAATGGATGTGGACCGCTGGGTGGTCACCATCGAGCGCTCGTACCTGAGCCAGGTGAACGCCAAGCTGCGCGAATTCACCCGGCTGTGGGCCCAGCCCCGCGTGATCCCCCTTTCCTACGCCCGCGACGCCGCCAGCGGTTTTCTCGACGTGGTCGGCAAGCTGGAACGGGAAGTGGCCGAGAAACCGCTCGGCCACGTGGCGGGTACCGAAGCCCTGCTCACTTCCCTGCTGCTGATGCTGGCGCGCGGCACCGAGCTGGAACATCCCGAAGGCGAAGCGGGCTCGCGCAACGACATCCGGCTGGCGGAACGCTTCCGCGACCTGATCGAGCAGCACTACCGCGAGAACCTGGCGCTGCAGGACTATGCGTCGATGCTGGCCGTATCGCTGGTCCAGCTGCGCGCCGCCTGCGCGTCCGCCATGGGTCAAAGCCCGGCCAAGATGATCCATGCCCGCATCATCACGGAGGCCAAGCGCAACCTGATCTTCGGCGACATGTCGATGGAGCAGATCGCCTTCGGGCTGGGCTTCTCGAATGCCGCGTATTTCACCCGCTTCTTCCGCAAGGAGGTGGGGCAGGCGCCGAGCCAGTTCAGGATCACTTCGCGGCAGCAGCAGTAG
- a CDS encoding lactonase family protein codes for MTRFLRRTSAWISLAAVLASADGFAAELVYVGTQASQVYALRFDAGSGKLASIGTVAEGGAPTWVLAHPRLPVLYAADNAKEKDGKVSAYAVDRATGALVRMGDAPAGGSGTTYLSLDAAATTMFAANFGSGSASSIAVNADGGLRGLVTTLRSAGSGPHRRQGSAHAHSVAIDPSGRYVLVPDLGADRVFIYGFDPGSGALVPDDAARPRSFAAPPGSGPRHLAFGAGGVFVYVLNELAAEIMTLRWDAQHGGLAPVQTVPISSAGFQGNKSGSEIAASPDGRFVYAANRGEHALQAYRADAATGQLSLVQRIPSGGEVPWGFALHPSGKWLLVANQRSGKVALFGIDAVTGMLAATGQAVDVPSPVSIAFVR; via the coding sequence ATGACGCGATTCTTGCGCAGGACTTCCGCATGGATTTCGCTGGCGGCCGTGCTGGCCAGCGCAGATGGTTTCGCGGCCGAACTGGTCTATGTCGGCACCCAGGCCAGCCAGGTATACGCGCTGCGCTTCGACGCCGGCAGCGGAAAACTGGCGTCGATCGGGACCGTCGCCGAAGGCGGCGCGCCGACCTGGGTGCTGGCGCATCCCCGCCTGCCGGTGCTCTATGCTGCCGACAACGCAAAAGAAAAGGACGGCAAGGTGAGCGCATACGCTGTCGATCGCGCCACGGGCGCTCTCGTGCGCATGGGGGACGCGCCGGCCGGAGGGAGCGGCACCACGTACCTGTCGCTGGATGCGGCGGCAACGACGATGTTCGCGGCGAATTTCGGCAGCGGCTCGGCATCGAGCATTGCCGTCAACGCCGACGGCGGACTTCGCGGCCTGGTAACGACGCTGCGGTCGGCCGGCTCCGGCCCGCACCGCCGCCAGGGGAGCGCCCACGCGCATTCCGTCGCCATCGATCCTTCCGGCCGCTACGTGCTGGTGCCCGACCTGGGCGCGGATCGCGTATTCATCTATGGGTTCGATCCCGGCAGTGGTGCGCTGGTCCCTGACGATGCGGCACGGCCCCGTTCGTTCGCGGCGCCACCTGGCAGCGGCCCGCGCCACCTGGCGTTCGGCGCCGGCGGCGTCTTTGTCTACGTGCTCAACGAACTGGCGGCGGAAATCATGACCCTGCGCTGGGATGCGCAACATGGCGGGCTGGCGCCGGTGCAAACAGTGCCTATTTCCAGCGCCGGCTTCCAGGGCAATAAAAGCGGTTCCGAAATCGCCGCCAGCCCGGACGGGCGGTTCGTCTACGCGGCCAACCGGGGCGAGCATGCGCTGCAGGCATATCGCGCCGATGCCGCGACGGGCCAGCTGTCCCTGGTACAGCGCATCCCGTCCGGCGGCGAAGTGCCGTGGGGCTTCGCGCTGCATCCTTCCGGGAAATGGCTGTTGGTGGCCAACCAGCGCAGCGGCAAGGTCGCGCTGTTCGGCATCGATGCCGTCACCGGCATGCTGGCGGCAACCGGCCAGGCGGTCGACGTGCCGAGTCCCGTCAGCATCGCCTTCGTGCGGTGA
- a CDS encoding PhnD/SsuA/transferrin family substrate-binding protein — protein MANKVKLKIAIAEHPHTSAIRNGSIPIEGVDAEFVTVQPQIGAFRRMVRDVEFDVCELAPTTYIIARAYGAPFVALPIFVVRRFHHGGLLVRPDAGIEHPKDLEGKQVGVRAYSVTTGVWTRQVLIDEFGLDSSKVTWVVDDEEHVTQLKLPENVIHAPEGSSLADMMAKGELVAGFGGAAGIGRTGAPTGGWKEVEADYPDLLPNAAEIEKEYYARTGVYPMHGTIVVKDSVLAEHPWVARSIYDAFAQAKNEWLARLDAGEANSAGDKKYRELQKIVGHDPLPYGLQENLKTIETLEATAFKQGLTPRRMSIGELFVDPLATPSANN, from the coding sequence TTGGCCAACAAGGTAAAACTCAAGATCGCTATCGCAGAACATCCACATACCTCGGCCATCCGCAACGGCTCGATCCCGATCGAGGGCGTGGATGCCGAATTCGTCACTGTCCAGCCACAGATCGGCGCCTTCCGCCGCATGGTACGCGACGTGGAATTCGATGTCTGCGAACTGGCGCCGACGACCTACATCATCGCCCGGGCCTATGGCGCGCCGTTCGTGGCACTACCGATTTTCGTGGTGCGCCGCTTCCACCACGGCGGCCTGCTGGTGCGCCCCGACGCCGGCATCGAGCACCCGAAAGACCTGGAAGGCAAGCAGGTCGGCGTGCGCGCCTATTCGGTCACCACCGGCGTGTGGACGCGCCAGGTACTGATCGACGAGTTCGGCCTGGATTCCTCGAAGGTCACCTGGGTGGTGGACGATGAAGAACACGTCACCCAGCTGAAGCTGCCGGAAAACGTGATCCATGCACCGGAAGGCAGTTCGCTGGCCGACATGATGGCCAAGGGCGAACTGGTGGCCGGCTTCGGCGGCGCCGCGGGCATCGGTCGCACCGGCGCGCCGACCGGCGGCTGGAAGGAAGTCGAGGCCGATTACCCGGACCTGCTGCCGAACGCGGCGGAAATCGAGAAGGAATACTACGCCCGCACCGGCGTGTATCCGATGCACGGCACCATCGTCGTCAAGGATTCGGTGCTGGCCGAGCACCCATGGGTGGCACGCTCGATCTACGACGCCTTCGCGCAGGCCAAAAACGAATGGCTGGCACGTTTGGATGCCGGCGAAGCGAACAGCGCCGGAGACAAGAAATACCGCGAGCTGCAGAAGATCGTTGGCCACGACCCGCTGCCGTACGGCCTGCAGGAAAACCTGAAGACCATCGAGACGCTGGAAGCCACCGCGTTCAAGCAGGGCCTGACGCCGCGCCGCATGTCGATCGGCGAACTGTTCGTGGATCCACTGGCAACGCCGTCGGCCAACAACTAG
- a CDS encoding amidohydrolase family protein: MIIDCHGHFTTVPKSFRDFRAKQVEFANDPVNGPKREESFVSDDEIREAIGHGQLKLQRERGSDLTLFSPIAGLMSHHLGNERTSLEWAEISNDLVLRVTQLYPDNFAPVCQLPQSPGAAPANSIPELRRCVEELGFVGCNLNPDPTGGYWTGKPMTDREWYPLYEALCELDVPAMIHVAASCNPCFHGTGAHYLNADTSVFMQVLQSDLFKDFPTLRFVIPHGGGAVPYHWGRYRGMSLEMANRPLEGLLDNIFFDTCVYHHPGVELLTKVIPTDNVLFGSEMIGAVRGRDPNTGEYFDDTKRYLDACAALTGEDRYKIFEGNARRVYPRLDARLKARGQ; encoded by the coding sequence ATGATCATCGATTGCCACGGCCACTTCACCACCGTCCCGAAATCGTTCCGCGACTTCCGCGCCAAACAGGTGGAATTCGCCAACGACCCCGTCAACGGGCCGAAGCGCGAGGAATCCTTTGTATCCGACGACGAGATCCGCGAAGCGATCGGCCACGGCCAGCTGAAGCTGCAGCGCGAGCGCGGCAGCGACCTGACGCTGTTCTCGCCGATCGCCGGCCTGATGAGCCACCACCTTGGCAACGAGCGCACCAGCCTGGAATGGGCGGAAATCTCGAACGACCTGGTGCTGCGTGTCACCCAGCTGTACCCGGACAACTTCGCGCCGGTCTGTCAGCTGCCGCAATCGCCCGGTGCCGCGCCGGCCAACAGCATTCCCGAGTTGCGCCGCTGCGTGGAGGAGCTGGGCTTCGTCGGCTGCAACCTGAACCCGGATCCGACCGGCGGCTACTGGACCGGCAAGCCGATGACCGACCGCGAGTGGTATCCCTTGTACGAGGCGCTGTGCGAACTGGACGTGCCGGCGATGATCCACGTGGCCGCTTCGTGCAACCCGTGCTTCCACGGCACCGGTGCCCATTACCTGAACGCCGACACATCGGTCTTCATGCAGGTATTGCAGTCGGACCTGTTCAAGGATTTCCCCACGCTGCGCTTCGTGATCCCGCATGGCGGCGGCGCGGTGCCGTATCACTGGGGCCGCTATCGTGGCATGTCGCTGGAGATGGCCAACCGGCCCCTGGAAGGGCTGCTGGACAATATCTTCTTCGATACCTGCGTGTATCACCATCCCGGCGTGGAGCTGCTGACCAAGGTGATCCCGACCGACAACGTGCTGTTCGGCTCGGAGATGATCGGCGCCGTGCGTGGCCGCGACCCGAACACGGGCGAATACTTCGACGACACCAAGCGCTACCTCGATGCCTGCGCCGCGCTGACCGGCGAAGACCGCTACAAGATCTTCGAAGGCAATGCGCGCCGTGTCTACCCGCGCCTCGATGCGCGCCTGAAGGCGCGCGGCCAGTAA